From a single Candoia aspera isolate rCanAsp1 chromosome 2, rCanAsp1.hap2, whole genome shotgun sequence genomic region:
- the DUSP4 gene encoding dual specificity protein phosphatase 4 isoform X2, translating into MSGLLHGGPHTLECFPSRGGYERFQSEYPEFCTKTKSPTAASTLVPVEHLDHSCSSCGTPQHDQGGPVEILPFLFLGSAHHAARRDMLEALGITALLNVSSDCPNHFEGHFQYKCIPVEDNHKTDISSWFMEAIEYIDAVKVCHGRVLVHCQAGISRSATICLAYLIMKKRVKLEEAFEFVKQRRSIISPNFSFMGQLLQFESQVLTSCAAEAASPSGTLRERGKNSSTPTSQFVFSFPVSVAVHSTSGSLPYLHSPITTSPTC; encoded by the exons ATGtcaggccttctccatggtggccccCACACTTTGGAATGCTTTCCCTCCAGAG GTGGCTACGAACGATTCCAGTCAGAATATCCAGAATTCTGCACAAAGACAAAATCTCCCACAGCAGCCTCTACTCTGGTGCCTGTGGAGCATCTGGACCATAGCTGCAGTTCCTGTGGGACACCACAGCATGACCAG GGTGGCCCCGTGGAAATCTTGCCTTTCCTCTTCCTTGGCAGTGCTCATCATGCAGCTCGGAGGGACATGTTGGAGGCCTTGGGAATCACAGCCTTGTTAAATGTTTCATCTGACTGCCCCAACCACTTTGAAGGACACTTTCAGTATAAGTGCATTCCAGTGGAAGATAACCACAAAACTGACATCAGCTCCTGGTTCATGGAAGCCATTGAATACATTG ACGCTGTGAAGGTGTGTCATGGACGGGTGCTTGTGCACTGCCAAGCTGGCATCTCGCGATCAGCTACCATCTGTTTGGCTTACCTAATCATGAAGAAGCGAGTGAAGCTTGAGGAGGCCTTTGAGTTTGTCAAGCAACGTCGGAGCATCATCTCTCCGAACTTCAGCTTCATGGGTCAGCTGCTTCAGTTTGAGTCCCAGGTGCTGACGTCATGTGCCGCTGAGGCTGCAAGCCCCTCGGGAACCCTAAGAGAAAGGGGGAAGAACTCATCCACGCCTACATCTCAGTTTGTCTTCAGTTTCCCAGTCTCTGTGGCAGTGCATTCCACTTCAGGCAGCCTTCCTTATCTGCATAGCCCTATTACCACCTCTCCCACCTGTTAG
- the DUSP4 gene encoding dual specificity protein phosphatase 4 isoform X1, with protein MVELREMDCSVLRHLLHRGDCTGGTSSSAAPAGGKCLLLDCRPFLAHSAGYIRGALNVRCNTIVRRRTKGSISLEQILPAEDEVRSRLRSGLYSAVVVYDERSPRAESVREDSTVLLVVRALRKDTEHTDICLLKGGYERFQSEYPEFCTKTKSPTAASTLVPVEHLDHSCSSCGTPQHDQGGPVEILPFLFLGSAHHAARRDMLEALGITALLNVSSDCPNHFEGHFQYKCIPVEDNHKTDISSWFMEAIEYIDAVKVCHGRVLVHCQAGISRSATICLAYLIMKKRVKLEEAFEFVKQRRSIISPNFSFMGQLLQFESQVLTSCAAEAASPSGTLRERGKNSSTPTSQFVFSFPVSVAVHSTSGSLPYLHSPITTSPTC; from the exons CACCTTCTGCACCGGGGGGACTGCACCGGCGGGACCAGTTCCTCAGCTGCTCCCGCAGGCGGGAAGTGTCTCCTCTTGGACTGCAGGCCCTTCCTCGCTCACAGCGCCGGGTACATCCGCGGCGCGCTCAACGTGAGATGCAACACCATCGTCCGGCGGCGGACCAAAGGGTCGATCAGCCTGGAGCAGATCTTACCGGCGGAAGACGAGGTGCGCTCCCGCCTACGTTCGGGTCTCTACTCGGCCGTGGTTGTGTACGACGAGCGGAGCCCGCGGGCCGAATCTGTGCGGGAGGATAGCACCGTGTTGCTGGTGGTGCGGGCGCTGCGCAAGGACACGGAGCACACCGACATCTGCTTGCTGAAAG GTGGCTACGAACGATTCCAGTCAGAATATCCAGAATTCTGCACAAAGACAAAATCTCCCACAGCAGCCTCTACTCTGGTGCCTGTGGAGCATCTGGACCATAGCTGCAGTTCCTGTGGGACACCACAGCATGACCAG GGTGGCCCCGTGGAAATCTTGCCTTTCCTCTTCCTTGGCAGTGCTCATCATGCAGCTCGGAGGGACATGTTGGAGGCCTTGGGAATCACAGCCTTGTTAAATGTTTCATCTGACTGCCCCAACCACTTTGAAGGACACTTTCAGTATAAGTGCATTCCAGTGGAAGATAACCACAAAACTGACATCAGCTCCTGGTTCATGGAAGCCATTGAATACATTG ACGCTGTGAAGGTGTGTCATGGACGGGTGCTTGTGCACTGCCAAGCTGGCATCTCGCGATCAGCTACCATCTGTTTGGCTTACCTAATCATGAAGAAGCGAGTGAAGCTTGAGGAGGCCTTTGAGTTTGTCAAGCAACGTCGGAGCATCATCTCTCCGAACTTCAGCTTCATGGGTCAGCTGCTTCAGTTTGAGTCCCAGGTGCTGACGTCATGTGCCGCTGAGGCTGCAAGCCCCTCGGGAACCCTAAGAGAAAGGGGGAAGAACTCATCCACGCCTACATCTCAGTTTGTCTTCAGTTTCCCAGTCTCTGTGGCAGTGCATTCCACTTCAGGCAGCCTTCCTTATCTGCATAGCCCTATTACCACCTCTCCCACCTGTTAG